A window of Bdellovibrio svalbardensis genomic DNA:
TCCCACAGATCTTTCTTCATCGTTGGTAAAACATGACACCTCATGATCACGCACCAGATAGCTTCCATCGGAAAGACGAACATTCACCAGGCCCGCTGAGCCATGACAAACAGCCCCCACAACTCCATTGTTTTCGAAAATATCAGAGGCCAGCTTTTGCAGGTTTATATTGTCGGGGAAATCGAACATGGCTCCGTGACCTCCGGCAAAATAGATGGCGCTGTAATCGCGACCGTTGACTTGCCAGGGTCTTAAAGTGTTTTCAATTTTTGAAAGGAACTCTTCATCATTCATCCACGTCGCATTGATGGGATCATCCATCATCACTCCGTCCAGAGGCACTTTGCCGCCCAAGGGGCTGATCATATCAACCTCATATCCAGCCCGCGAAAACTCCTCGTATGGATGTGTGATCTCGGAAAGATAAGCTCCGGTGAGGTGTCCGCTGTCTCCAAGCTTTTGCGTACTCGTCAGGACCACTAGAATTTTCTTTGATCTCATGGCAAAGCCTCCTGAACTGATTCTCCGGTGCGCTCGGAGTGAACTCAATTTCCCCGAGGTCCCAATGCAAATGAACACATTTTCAAACTGTCTATCGCTAGGCTTTGGTGGGACTTTTTAGCTGGTCTTTTTCTTTGGGTTTCTGTAATGTCGCGAACATGAAACTGCTCTATCAGGATGAATACTTTGTTGCCATTGAAAAACCATCAGGTTTTCATGTGCATCCTCCTGAGGATGGCTACCCGGTTCCGCGCGAAAAGATCTGCCTCTACCAAGTTCGGGATATGCTTGGTCAACATGTCTTCCCCGTTCACCGCTTGGATGCAGGAACA
This region includes:
- a CDS encoding type 1 glutamine amidotransferase domain-containing protein; translation: MRSKKILVVLTSTQKLGDSGHLTGAYLSEITHPYEEFSRAGYEVDMISPLGGKVPLDGVMMDDPINATWMNDEEFLSKIENTLRPWQVNGRDYSAIYFAGGHGAMFDFPDNINLQKLASDIFENNGVVGAVCHGSAGLVNVRLSDGSYLVRDHEVSCFTNDEERSVGLESVVPFLLQSRLQERGAQVTTAPNFAGHVIKSGRLVTGQNPASAAGVGQGIVEVLDFINIGKNIPEQNWCEWHQPSTQV